The following coding sequences lie in one Candidatus Neptunochlamydia sp. REUL1 genomic window:
- a CDS encoding TrmH family RNA methyltransferase: protein MYNKMIITSLQNPRVKQAVKLRDKRERDRSQSFLIEGYRELLRGVQGGVPLIGLFFSPEHFLGTNESALIEKIRGQGVGVMEVSKVVFEKMSYRDRPDGLLAIATQTHLSLQDLDYKVSKDHPPFFLIAESIEKPGNLGTILRSCDAAGVDALLVCDRCTDIFNPNVVRASVGTLFTIPVVEVSSKETIEWLKDHKIKTVAATPDAPETFTKTDLTGPIAVAVGTEQLGLSKKWLEQADIQVSIPMHGAADSLNVATATTLLLYEVLRQRA from the coding sequence ATGTACAATAAGATGATCATTACCAGCTTGCAGAATCCGCGGGTTAAGCAAGCCGTTAAGCTGCGCGACAAAAGAGAAAGAGATCGGTCGCAGTCCTTTTTGATTGAAGGGTATCGTGAGCTTTTACGTGGCGTTCAAGGTGGAGTACCGCTCATTGGGCTATTTTTCTCTCCCGAGCATTTTTTGGGGACTAACGAGTCTGCTCTGATCGAAAAAATTCGAGGGCAGGGAGTCGGAGTCATGGAAGTGAGCAAAGTGGTCTTTGAAAAGATGTCCTATCGTGATCGTCCCGATGGTCTTTTAGCCATTGCAACGCAAACACACCTGTCTCTGCAGGATCTCGATTATAAGGTTTCAAAAGATCACCCTCCATTTTTTTTGATTGCAGAATCTATTGAAAAACCAGGAAATTTGGGAACGATTCTCCGCTCATGTGATGCAGCAGGTGTTGATGCCCTTCTCGTGTGTGACCGCTGTACCGACATTTTCAACCCCAATGTTGTGCGCGCAAGCGTGGGGACCCTATTTACCATACCCGTTGTTGAAGTCAGTAGCAAGGAAACGATCGAATGGCTAAAAGATCACAAGATTAAAACTGTAGCAGCAACGCCCGACGCTCCAGAGACTTTTACAAAAACCGATTTGACCGGCCCTATTGCCGTGGCTGTAGGGACCGAACAACTGGGCCTTTCCAAAAAGTGGCTGGAGCAAGCAGATATCCAAGTTAGTATCCCCATGCATGGCGCTGCTGACTCCTTAAATGTTGCTACTGCAACGACCCTTCTTCTCTATGAAGTTCTTCGCCAACGTGCTTAA
- a CDS encoding class I SAM-dependent methyltransferase, which translates to MSYALIDSGNEQKLEQFGEYSLARPCPQALWKPKAPKLWKGAHATFKRGKDWKGIPKSWNLEYKTLTFKIVPTDFGHLGLFPEHAQHWEWMDEKLSKPSEVLNLFAYSGAATLHLAKQGHSVCHLDASKGMVDWARENAKLNNLEKAPVRWIVDDALKFLKREVKRNRTYDGLLLDPPSFGRGAQGQVFKIENDLPELLSLCRQVLKPKPSFILLTCHTPGLTPKVLEHLLEDYFPSLYLDSGEMLIPSNSSYTLPTGCYARGGSNVQ; encoded by the coding sequence ATGAGTTATGCTTTAATCGACAGCGGCAATGAGCAAAAACTCGAGCAATTTGGGGAGTACTCCCTTGCACGCCCCTGCCCTCAAGCCCTTTGGAAGCCAAAGGCGCCAAAACTGTGGAAAGGAGCGCATGCGACCTTTAAGAGGGGAAAAGATTGGAAGGGGATTCCAAAATCGTGGAATCTTGAGTATAAAACCCTCACCTTTAAAATTGTCCCGACAGACTTTGGCCACCTTGGGCTTTTTCCCGAGCATGCCCAGCATTGGGAGTGGATGGATGAAAAACTTTCCAAACCCTCAGAAGTGCTGAATTTGTTTGCATACTCTGGTGCTGCAACCCTTCACTTAGCAAAGCAGGGACACAGCGTTTGCCATCTCGATGCTTCTAAAGGAATGGTCGATTGGGCTCGAGAAAATGCAAAACTCAACAACCTAGAAAAGGCGCCGGTTCGTTGGATCGTTGATGACGCCTTAAAATTTTTGAAGCGAGAAGTGAAGCGGAATCGAACCTATGATGGGCTTCTCCTCGATCCCCCCAGTTTTGGGCGGGGGGCGCAGGGGCAAGTCTTCAAAATCGAAAACGATCTTCCCGAGCTCCTTTCCCTCTGTCGCCAAGTCCTCAAACCCAAGCCCTCCTTCATTCTTCTTACCTGTCATACCCCGGGACTTACTCCAAAAGTACTTGAGCATCTCCTTGAAGATTACTTTCCCTCTCTCTATCTAGACTCCGGTGAAATGCTCATCCCTTCTAACTCCTCATATACACTACCAACTGGTTGCTATGCGAGGGGAGGGAGCAATGTACAATAA